In one window of Enoplosus armatus isolate fEnoArm2 chromosome 7, fEnoArm2.hap1, whole genome shotgun sequence DNA:
- the LOC139287819 gene encoding transmembrane protein 205, with translation MSTDEEPTFTVKLLQLLLLSTYWGMQIWVTFISSFVMDNHLNRHTYGFIQSRLVPFYLHLGSACAFFNLTIYAVYHPSDMLDDREAFQIFIFFVSVTVAAVNAQWFGQMTSEIMADMHLIEQSCGLGQDIGLSSNRQAYAKLCETDVKYRHLSSRLWLYRLLSSLCNLCCIGCNFYSLCYMAENLVTL, from the exons ATGTCCACTGACGAGGAGCCCACGTTCACAGtcaagctgctgcagcttctgctgCTCTCCACCTACTGGGGAATGCAGATCTGGGTTACTTTCATTTCGA GCTTTGTGATGGACAACCACCTGAACAGACACACTTATGGGTTTATCCAGAGTCGCCTTGTCCCGTTCTACCTCCACTTGGGTTCTGCTTGCGCCTTCTTTAACCTCACCATCTACGCTGTGTATCATCCCAGTGACATGCTGGATGACAGAGAAGCCTTTCAG ATCTTCATCTTCTTTGTGTCGGTGACTGTTGCGGCTGTCAACGCCCAGTGGTTTGGCCAAATGACATCAGAGATCATGGCAGACATGCACCTTATCGAGCAGTCGTGCGGATTGGGTCAGGATATCGGCCTGTCGTCGAACCGCCAAGCTTACGCCAAGCTGTGCGAGACGGATGTCAAATACAGACACCTCAGCAGTCGTCTGTGGCTGTACAGACTGCTGTCCTCCCTCTGTAACCTCTGCTGCATAGGCTGCAACTTCTACAGTCTCTGTTACATGGCTGAGAACCTTGTCACACTGTAA
- the dhcr24 gene encoding delta(24)-sterol reductase: MDPLLYLAGLVVMFLLWIKVKGLDYVIVHQRWIFVCLFLLPLSVIFDVYYYVRAWLIFKMCSAPKLHDQRVRDIQRQVREWRKDGSKTYMCTGRPGWLTVSLRVGKYKKTHKNIMINMMDILEVDTKRQVVRVEPLANMGQVTALLNSIGWTLPVLPELDDLTVGGLVMGTGIESSSHIYGLFQHICVAYELVLADGSLVRCTEEENSDLFHAVPWSCGTLGFLVAAEIKIVPAKPWVKLHYEPVRGLENICKRFTEASENKQNTFVEGIQYALDTAVIMTGTMTDHAEPDKINRIGLHFKPWFFKHVEGYLKGDCSGVEYIPLRQYYHRHTPSIFWELQDIIPFGNNPVFRWLFGWMVPPKISLLKLTQGETIRRLYEQHHVVQDMLVPMKHLQAAITRFHQDIDVYPLWLCPFLLPPGRGMVHPKGQEEELYVDIGAYGEPKVKHFEAKASTRQLEKFVRDVHGFQMLYADVYMDREEFWEMFDGQLYQRLREELGCKEAFPEVYDKICKSARH, from the exons ATGGATCCGTTGTTGTATTTGGCGGGCCTGGTCGTCATGTTCCTGCTGTGGATCAAAGTCAAAGGTCTAGATTACGTGATCGTTCACCAGAGGTggatatttgtgtgtctgttcctGCTGCCGCTCTCCGTTATATTCGACGTGTATTATTATGTGCGGGCTTGGCTCATCTTCAAGATGTGCTCAGCGCCCAAACTGCACGACCAGCGCGTGCGAGACATCCAGCGACAG GTGCGCGAGTGGAGGAAGGACGGCAGTAAGACCTACATGTGTACGGGTCGACCCGGCTGGCTCACTGTATCACTCAGAGTGGGGAAATACAAGAAAACGCACAAGAACATCATGATCAATATGATGGACATTCTGGAGGTGGACACAAAGAGGCAG GTGGTGAGAGTTGAGCCGCTGGCCAACATGGGTCAGGTGACCGCTCTCCTCAACTCTATTGGCTGGACACTGCCAGTGCTGCCCGAACTCGATGACCTCACTGTGG gtGGTTTGGTGATGGGTACAGGCATTGAGTCATCCTCTCATATTTACGGGCTGTTTCAGCACATCTGTGTTGCGTATGAACTGGTTCTAGCTGATGGCAGCTTAGTACGCTGCACTGAG GAGGAGAACTCGGACCTGTTCCACGCGGTCCCGTGGTCCTGTGGAACTCTGGGGTTCCTGGTTGCAGCCGAGATTAAAATAGTCCCCGCTAAACCCTGGGTGAAGCTGCACTATGAGCCGGTCAGAGGACTGGAGAACATCTGTAAACGCTTCACTGAAGCATCAGAGAACAAGCAGAACACATTTGTTGAGGGCATCCAGTACGCACTGGACACCGCTGTCATCATGACGGGAACCATGACGGACCACGCAGAGCCTGATAAG ATTAATAGAATCGGCCTGCACTTCAAACCCTGGTTCTTTAAACATGTGGAGGGCTACCTGAAAGGCGACTGCAGTGGAGTTGAATACATCCCTCTGAGACAGTACTACCATAGACACACACCCAGCATCTTCTGGGAGCTTCAG GATATTATTCCCTTTGGCAACAACCCGGTGTTTCGCTGGCTTTTTGGATGGATGGTTCCTCCTAAGATCTCACTGCTGAAGCTCACCCAGGGAGAGACCATCAGACGGCTTTATGAGCAGCACCACGTGGTCCAGGACATGCTGGTACCCATGAAGCATCTGCAGGCTGCCATCACGCGCTTCCATCAGGACATTGAC GTTTACCCTCTGTGGCTGTGTCCATTCCTGTTGCCACCAGGCAGAGGGATGGTCCACCCCAAAGGTCAAGAGGAGGAGCTGTATGTGGATATTGGGGCTTATGGAGAGCCCAAAGTCAAACACTTTGAAGCTAAAGCGTCAACGCGTCAGCTGGAGAAGTTTGTCAGAGATGTACATGG GTTCCAGATGCTGTATGCAGATGTGTACATGGACCGAGAGGAGTTCTGGGAGATGTTTGATGGACAGCTGTATCAAAGACTGAGAGAGGAGCTAGGCTGTAAGGAGGCCTTCCCGGAGGTTTACGACAAAATCTGTAAATCTGCCCGACACTGA